The segment cacatttaaAACAGCTaatctatatcaaaacatcaattttcactaaaacatcactgtttaaaactgaactgaaagggAAACTTACCTTTGCTCTCTTCAGAGCCAAACTCCAAAActaaggtgttttttttagcaaaataaatgtgtttgggaagtactgagcatatgactagataaatgagacatgttttgatatagttttgctgttgttaaacgatAAATATGTTCACCATTTTCTATGTAggcatacaaaaaaaacaaagtttccttcTTGATTACAAAGGTAACAAGGCATGACTCATTTACAGCGGGTCATTTTGtcagtgaagtattcctttaagtctaTTTTAATACCTCTACTTTTTGATGTTGTTCCTAATGTgtatgcaggacttttacttgtaacagagtatttctacaatGTGGTActgttacttttacttaagtaaataatctgagtacttcttccaccactgtttgGGAGCAGACACTGCACATCTAGTTTGATGTTTACTGACAGAAACGACTTGTCCATACTGGTGACTATTTAGATCTCAGCAAAGTGCATTATAAATTATGTGAAAAGCCGTATTAGCAGTATTAACAAGAGCTTCTTGGTGTCAGATCTTCTGGGACAGGTCTGCTCTGTGTCCCCAGAGTCAAGACAAAACATGGAGAAGGTGCATTTAACGTTTAGTTTGTATTCTCCATGTATCTGGAACTCCTTTGTGGCTTTTATTAGACAGGACAGGttgagtgtgaaagggggaaaagaggggacgacatgcagTAAAAGGCTACAGGACAGACTCTAACCCgaggccactgcagcaaggacacagcccTCGTAAATGGGACATGTGCTCCATGAggtgagctgctgctgccccagctctcagttcttttaaatcaaggctgaagactcttctgtttgctgctgacacattaaatcaaatattaattaatttcttACACTACACTCCAACTTCTACTCTTCTATTTTACACCTGTGTTagtatatttaaattttctattttctattcTTTACATGTCCTTTTCTAACGTGTTTCTTTTACGCCTTGTCTTGATGCTTTTCATGCTTCATGTAGAGCACTTTGAATTTTCTTGCTGCTGAAATGTGCTTCATAAATAAACCTGCCTTCTCATTCTATAAATCTGGCACTCATTCACCACTGAACAGTGGATGCAATTCTGACTGTGAGCTGTGCTGCAGTGCAGTTTCTGTACAGGGACCACAGGGGGCGGTACaagccttgctttagagagcaGGCGAGCTGTCCTTAAACAACCTCGCTGCTCCACAACATAAAAGATAGAGGCTACTGTACCGCTGCGTTGCGGTACAGTACATGCTGTCCTTGTTCTTTAGAgaacgacaaaaaaaaaacaaaacaaaaaaacagcagctgcagcagaaacatCAAACAACATAATAACTGGTACACAAGACTTTAATAGACCGACATAAACATATGAAATGTGATCGGCTCCAGGTAATttgcaaaatatgtaaaattcACCACAAAGAAAACATAAGATGTTGGCACATTGAGAGTAGGCACATGAGTTGGTACAGTACACAGGCTGCTTGTTCTGCCGCTTCCAGTAAATATTTTATACACTTAAACACCATCCTCTGCGTCATGGAATGTACATTTACTGAGGCACAAATGTCATTTAAGtttctcattttacattttataccCATTTGCTTTGCCAACAATGAGACAGTGTCACTATATATATGTAGCTTTTTGTTTTCCCACCCGTTAGACctgctgtttcttttctttattagtAATATCTCTACAGTACACAGTGTTTTATTTAGGCAATCTCAATGTACAGCTATCTGCGATATATCAAACACTgatgcatttcaaaaactggCTTATtgtgttaaagaaaaaacaaatgtttgtagAAAATACCTTTATACAGAACTTGTCaaagtaaaatatataaaagaaatCTTTTTATTGTTAATTCTGAAACTCTGTAACTCTGAAACAATatgtaaaatgcaacacataCGTCATCTGCGAATAAAACTCTGCATTTAGGATATGTGTGAAAGAATAAAGTTGTGTATTAGCTTACTTACAGTGTCCTTATATTTAATACTACAAAATAGTCACGCAGATCTCCAGCGAAATGGTGCCAGACCTGTTTTAGTATTAGTCTTGTGAATGATGTATGACATACACCTGAtatggattttgtttttttttattaaaggtccagtgtgtaggatttagggggagatattgacagaaatgtaatataataagtatgctTTCTGTAGTGTATGatcacctggaaataagaatcGTGTTTTTGTTACCCTAAAAAGAGCCGTTAATATCTACACAGgaagcaggtcctcgtctacggagATCGCCAttttgcaccgccatgtttctgcagtagcccagaacagacaaaccgaacactggctttagatagggctatttgcattttcatgttgggtaccgtagttagcagccctcCGCAAGGACAGCATCGGacgtggattttttttttttttaacgtggaactgctttattcagtgtttttaccagtttaaatcgcCGGGTCCCTTTGTTTTGGGAAGACAGAGACCTCTGCCGATCATTCGGCTcatgataaaaacctcctgaacttctggatcttaagtcatcagaggaaaaaagatgagcacacatttgcaggtgcTGGGCGTGCAgcctgtctccaacatgccaaacagcattgaagaaacactgatttgtaaagtgaaactgctgtATTAGgtgtttctactggttttaatcacctggtctgtttgttctggagaggaagagacctctgcagatgatTCGGCTCACAATAAAAACGTCCAGAACAATAAACACTTGGATGCAATCTGCATTCTTCACTGCTTGTTGTAAGCAATATATTATAGGCAATTGGGCTTGTTTGAGGTTCTTGAAGATGTTTGACCTCCCATCCAAGAACCTTCTTCAGTTCTGAACTGAGCAAGACTcctggatgagaggtgaaacatcatCAAGAAACTCAACCAAGTTCAACTGCCCTACAATACACTGTAGTACTCAGAgctaccatgacctggatgattgagaatcttcaccaacatctCACTgcttgatgccactaaatccccctaaacctcacacactgttcctttaaaaagtTTGACTCCGACACCCACTGTGCAATAACCCCTTAAAAGAATAGTTACACATTTTTAGAAATACTCTTCTTTGCAGTCTTGCTGAGAGTTGGCTGAGTGGATGGATACCACCCTCATGTCTCTGAGCTGGAGACAGCAGCggttagcataaagactggaaacagagggaagcAGCTAGCATGGTTCTGTctgaaggtaacaaaatctacCAATCAGTAACTCTAGAGCTCACTGATAAACATGCAATGTCTTATTTGCTCTTTGTACAAAACCTCGTACAAAACGAAGTGTTAAAACAGTAATTTGAGGTTTTACGGGGGACTATTTCTTGACTGGGCGCTACGACTTCCTGGAGTCACTGTGTGGTCGCTAAGCAAAAAGTGCTCCCTTGCTGTGTCCGAAATCACTCCCAATTTACTATACAGTGCTCAGTATTTACCCTCTGCCATTTCATTACAGTGTAAGTGTGAATTTAATGCATTATACAGTGCTCTCAAAAAACATGCGTaggtggaataaaaaaaaaaaacctgtgtgCATGGCACAtaccaacctgttctcattctcaGACGTCAAATACAGGCACTTTGTCACAACCCTTGGCGTCATGTGACTCAGAGCTAGAACACACTGTAACATGTTGTGAACCAGCCAAGGTTAGATTCAGACAACATAACAGATCATGTTTAaggttaaaataagtacgtcttttatgtaatgtaatgtaaatatatatcaCGTTACAGAAGTCAGCAACTTGTGTACGTAAATTGTGTCACGATATGTAAAAACAACACTGGCTTCTGGTTTCACATGGGGCGAAGGTACGTAAGTTACGTAATGTTGTGTTAAAATGACATCCccacaggacacaaactgtggtctcctggatgaaagtccggttttgtttgacccatccacctccactcccTCCCACTCTACacggactttcttgctctttgaACTACATCACTTTCTTTAAGTATCAACTTTTTCCACATATGGGTTTACAGTGGAGTTAGTTGAAAACCCGGTGTGTCCCATAAAGACGCAACAAGGTGCCTTTGGCGTTGAGATGATATGCGAGGAGCGTGACAAGGTGGCAATATTTGACGTTCTGGGAATGAGAAGGGGCTGCATGGACACTGCTTTCTGCAAACAATCCCATAGAGCAGTGTATCAAATTTTATAGAAAACTACTGCTGAGCGACTCTACTTGTGGCGGGGATCACAAATCACTTTGCTGATTTGATCTGAattgtttggttcggttcactgaCTGTGGTTTGTTCACTTTTCTTCAAAgctaagcatttttctgttctCTGCAATTTCTCAGTTGTCAGTTTGTCAACGCCGGTTATGAAGCAGAGAGATTTGCTTTGTTTCTCCAGTTATCTTCAATTAGCCCAGAGCTTTCATATTACACATATGGGAATCTATGTATTGCAGAGGACACTGTAAGTCCACATGTTTACTATGTTTGCTACGCTAGAGCTAAAAGCATTGTTATTTAATGAGGTAAAAATGAATCCATGTGATATCTCatgcaaatataaatacagtagAAACCTGTGTCTGTGGATATGAGGTGTCTGCCAGCAGggattaaaaaatgaaactgtgacacaaattaaaacatgacCAAATCCATTTTCTTTCTCCCCCTGAAGCAGAATTTAGCTCTTCGTTCATCAGCGTAGTCATTACTGTAACAGATGAATCTCTTCTTCCAACACAGCAGCGTCTCTGCCAGCCAATCTGTGAAACTGAGGTAAGACAGTATTAACCCTCTGGACTGCATCTGTGGTTTATGTCGTTTGCATTTTCTCTGGGAGAGAAGACGGGAGCCACTGTTCTTTGAGCGACTTCAGAGTTAAGAAGTCAGAGGAGTTCATGTACTGTGaggagatggtgtgtgtgtgtgctggctggTGTTTGCCTCCGCTCTTCTCTCTTCTGAGTGTTTCTCCAGGTTCTGCAGATCCTCCAGCATCTCCTCGATCAGAGGGGGCATGGAGCCCGGGATCTCCATCTTCAGGGTCACCACCCGCTCAGCTCCTGTGGAAATATACATGTATTAGATAATGTGCAACAGCAGGACGACTACCTCCAATCACAGATCTTAAAGTTACAGAAGttatttggttaaaataaacgaAGAACTTTAGCAGGGTGTTGCTTTCTGACCTTTGGCGCTGATGCTGCGCAGGTCAGTGATCTTCATGAGGGCTTTGGGGAACATGAGGGGCATGCTGGGCCGCCGTTTACGGGAGTAAATCTTCAGCGCCTCCAGCAGCGGCTCCTGCAGCACCTCCACCTTAGACGGCTCCTCCAGGTCCTGCCGGTCTgttcagacagacaggaaacacagaggtGAATATTTAGCATGCTAAAGGAATAGTTAATACCTTACATGTATCACATTTTCCCcaaagtttgtatttttttctgagcttCAGTACCTCCAGAGACAAGACAGATGGCGCTGAGCAGGCCGCTCTCTGTGTCGTCCATCTGCAGCGGAAGCAGCTGGCCGGCAAATGTGAAGACCTGATCTGTCAGCGGTCCAAATCCTGCATTGTGGATCTGAGTGCGGGTCAGGGTCAACCCGTCAGAGAAAGTCATAGTGTCCTTGTCAGGAGTGTAACGAGTGCAAATCCTCAGGATCTGGATTCAAGAAcagaatgaggaagaggaagatagATAAAAGATAATCGGGCCATGATGCATCATGAAACTGTGGCACGTAGTGTTGTCATATGGGACAGGAGCAGCTGCAGGACGGCTTTGAAAATTATTTCAAGCTGGGTGTcatgtttgtatttgtgcaCTTGCCAGAACTGAAGGTAAATTAAAGCCCCTTAGTTAGATAGCTCTACTGACCTACGAGTTATTTCCTGACAATGGTGATTAGCCACACTGTTGGATGATTTTTTAAAGGTAATTTTAGACTTAATTTTATGCACAAAATGTATAAAACAAGGACTTAAGTAGAAGCTGCAGGTCGTACGTCATCCTCCGAGCTTGTGCAGGCACGCTGTCATGCCTCTTTGCATCAACTGATAAACATCAATCGTTGTAAGCTAGCTTGtcaacttattttttattttggccacACTGAAGACGTCACTGGATCCGGACTGTTCACTACGGGCCATGGAGTGTAACTTTCTACTGGCTACACCTGCAGTGCACATACAGCGTACTGTCAAAGCAAAGCAAGACAGTGAGCTTTGGGGTTGTGTGGGattgtttctttaatttttaaacCCAGCACAGCGCTGAGAAACTGCAACTTTTTCACCTAGTTCATGTACAATATGGGCAAGTTAACATCTGAAGACTACACTTTAAACTTGAGATCATATTTGAGACTTTTCATATGTCATGCAGAGCCATTTAAACATCCATGTTAACTCTGGCTCAGTCacactttcattaatgttgtgcTCTGTTGATTAAGAATTATAAACACAAGTTAGGACAGCATGCACGGCCCACTGGACCGTTGtgtttttactgcactgtaaCATATTCTAAGTTCACCCTGGTGCACAGTGTCGGGGAGAGAGTGACAAATACGAAGACCAAACAAGAAGAACCTGGCAAGCAAAAGTCACACAGCGCCacatctgggaaaaaaaacgtgTGAAAACTCAACGGAGCTTCTGAGGACACACGGCACTCCCCTGGTGCTATCAGAGAGCGTCACAGTCAGTGATCCGGCCCTGATGGTGACGCTGACAGACAGGCTTGGCAGTGAGCGACAGAGGAAGCAGAGGGAGGATGAAGGGGGATAAAACAAGCGTCACACTCTGCCCGAgggctgctgtctgtctgtcagccgGCCTGTCAGTTTGTCTTTGGCATGAATGTGGGCCGACGGCACCAGTCACGATCCACACAAGGTGTGAATCACAGTAGGAgctgcgtatgtgtgtgtgtgcagagtttaGAGAATCTTATGCGGGTTCaggtaaaatgaataaatgtaaagcTGACTCTTTCACCACAACATTTGTGCTACAGTAATCTTAGGACACACAGAGACGTACCAGGATGTCCAGGCAGGCAGTTTTGAGCAGAGTGATCTGGTCTGCGATGGTCAGGCCGGTGAAACCAGGCACTCGCTTGGCGAACTCCACCACCTTGATGATGCACTTGGTGGCGAGCTCGCTGAACTTGTCCCACAGCCCGAGGTCCAGCTGGATCCTGTGGTCTGAGCTGGAGTTCTGGACGGAGGATCAGAATCAAAATCAGCATCAGAATAAGGTTTACAACAGGTGGATCTGACCAGGCAACCTAATTGGCCAACTAGACATTTAAAACACGATGATATCGGCGTGACAGCACACCTTCCTCATcagtaaatataatataatttccaAGGCAACATTGTAACTTTCAGAGCGGAATCAAAAACCAgtgcttttttaatttataatttttttgctcacttttaagcccagttcagaccaaaagATTCACGATGAGAAACCGTTTTagaagttgcagcggtgtgaacttgACGTCTGAGCTTGACTGAAGCCGGCTGATGGCGTCAAAATGCACAAATGTTTCCACTGTGACCTCTAAACTGATTAAAATAAggaactttaaaaataaaagtgtagCATCAATAGAACAGAACAAATTATTGCCTCTACACAAATTATCTAAGATATCCTTTTTCAGGGATTTAATTTAGTCACGTTAAGACTTCGGGTCTTTAAGAGTTCTGATTAATCTAAAACCAGGACGcctttaaaaaagcaaacaacatACATTGTTCCTTCTGTACTTCCTGATTTCACTCACACCTCCAGGCGTTACTCACCTCTGATGACTtcaaaatgatgtaaaaaccATTCATGCAGTTACGGAAAGGACACACCCAGATCCATTATACCAGTAAGATTACCATCTTGTGTAACACCAGggagtttttagttttgttatGAAGGAAGTTACTCCTGTTTGTGTGCTGCAGTTTGCATGAACATTTCCGTGCATGTTCTTCACACGTGTTTACCGCTGACAAGAACATGTTTCTCCCGCCCTTGTTTGTATGAATTTACATCGGTGCCCACCACCTCAGTTGCTACAGTTTTGGTGAAGATTTCCATTCCCTCCTCCCAGATTCTTTCCTTCTAAGCAGGAATGGTGTTTCCCCTGGGTTTACAGATTTAGGTTTAGGTTTAGTAAATATGGAGAAACTCAATTTGACTGTTAAGCAACTAAAAATGGACTGCGTGTTTCATTTGCATATTTCTAGTTCTAATCAAGCAGCGACCTACAGGCCTGAAACATTGAAGCCAGGGCTGAAGCgtcaaaagctgcagttcctcaaatggtcacttgaggctgactGCAGAAGCCAGTTAGTCCCTATAGAGCCCCATGTTAATATGCCTGACTTTTATGCCTGATTTTCTCGTTCATGACAACTAAACaggggctgaatttttatataactcacctatttacattttattaaggcttaaagttatgaaTAATTAAAGGCACGGCCTCTATaactgacaggctgtctgtgaggcgtcGCTAAggtgtgagtcagatccacctgtcgctcctccacagctccaaacCAGAATAGCCAGCCGAAATGTCGAGCAGGAGCCCACAAACCAGTGGGGGATGTCAGAGTGGATATGTCCATTATTTAATGGTGctgtcagacctagagttgtctccttcggtctgaatcagggactactgtataattgcctagagttggtttgtgttctcacggcagcatttacaagaggaccagatcaaatgccttgtgtgagaaagctgctcttgattggtcagaatttccgtgtgggaaaaatccaggaagtaaagcaaacgttgaagaagagtacacttgcaagataaatgtgacactttctaatgtcacaatggagggacaactatgcaggttgattttagcgctgctcatcgtggactatattgctgtcattgttcattttagtcaaaccatacagtttgaaaacgaggcgcggctccaactagaaaacaatgttttgatgcattggatgtgctgaatgtgcatattaaggcagtacaggaggaggtggacattaataatcctccaggactgtaacatgctcatgtttaacccaaacaatgtgtcatgtgactgcagttggttcagatcaaggtcggaacacgttctcaccacaaaccaatgggaactgcccattggtccaacagcccattgttccgaccatattaaactcattgttccgaagtccgttccgaaatcatcatgatgccctgtggttaaggtctggttaggtttaggcacaaaaaccacttggttagggtcaggaaaagatcatggtgtgggttaaaatgaaaaagaaagtgacaaacgcataagctgtgagcctgctccgcctcaagccagtcTTACTCTTAAAGAGtaaccacctcttcaagaaggtctcagtctggttgttttggtgcacacctgagtctGAATGCTGTgctcacacctgcccaaacgaaccgcactgagggggcaaatgaacttgagttcaattgaaccgaaccaaacagggcaggtgtgaaagcaccctgatacagtctgtggtgtctCTGTTTCAATGAAATTCCTCTGGAAATCAACTGCTTAAAATCTCAACTGATTAAATCCTAACTAAAATACAAACAGTTAGTCTTTATTTTACCCACAGTTCCTACCAAATTACACTGTTCTGTCCTGGAAACCTTGAGGGAATTATTCAGAAATTACAGACTCACAGGACAAAATGTTCTTGAATACTCTTCTTTACTAACTTCCTCCAAATAATCTCTACAGTATGTCAACTTGCTGATATTTGAATATAGATCTGCTGAGTACATAAACTGTTTCCAATctgaataacaacaaaaaatactaAAATTAAACGATGACATTATCCCACATAAACTGATTTATCATCCTGGCTGTTCTTTCTCTGTTGAATGTCAGTGTTTACAGATTTATGATTTCAAACAGTAAATAATAATTATGCGTGGTGCTTTAATGCCACTGCCCCCGGATATCTTAAATCTCTCCTTGTTACAGATCACAGTCAACATTCCTACATTTtccctcaggcttcagactcATGAGAAAAAGCTCTGCAGCTCAAAACTTGTTTTGCTTCCACAGTGCCAGTTTGTGGAAAAGTCTGCTTTTGTGGATAATAACTCACCTTGCACAGGAATGTTTAACACATAAGACATGTGGCAAGTTTTGGGACACTTTAACCAATTCCATATATATTTCCTGTTAGCGTTTTATCTTCTATTAGCAGCCACGACATAAATATCTGTTTGAATTTAATGCTATTCCTCAAATATTCCATATCTAAATCAAATGAAGCagtggacagagaggacagctttgatcttctcctctctgcagattattttctctCCGTAGAGGAATATTATTCGCATGCGGTGACTCACTGTGGTGTATTTTCCCAGCTGGCACAGAGAGGGGAAGGTCTCTCTGTGAGCCATGCAGATCTTCTCCACTATCAGGCCGAGCTCCGCCGTCAGCTCGTACGTCTCCATGATGGTCATCTTCACGGCCTCCTTCTTCCCCTTCCTGGTGTTTCTGTCGTTTCTCACCGCTGAGGAAAAGGAGGACCAAGGTTAGAGCATGTTTAGGAAATGAGTAAAAGGGATTCAAACAGTTAATATGATGGTAGTGGATTTAAAATCATGAATTGTGTTGccattttgatgcttttcttttttaatttaggtCACGAGCCCTTCCATGACAAGATACTTTTTTGTCCACACAATTCAGAACAGACAGACATTATTGGAAGTGATAGCAAACAGGGAGCTGCACAAAAATCCTCTGCAACAATGACAAGATCTGTAGAAGCAACTCAACTgtgtgtccagtgtgtgtgtgtatataccgTACATAAACTGTGTGTACACATTatgttcttgttcttgttttgacAAGTGACATTTCCAGTGGCCAAATGTTTAAAGGACTGATTACTTAAATAGCAAACGGTACATAAATAACTCTaagcttttttaaaaagggGGAACGTCTTGTACCAACATTTTACAGTCAGTGATGCACCACGGAAATTAACAGTTCGTCTCCTAGCAACAGCAGCTCTCAGATGTCAATCAACCACCAACCAGCCAAATGAAGCAGCACACACCCAGAGGCTTGGATCTTTGTTCCTTCAGAAATGTCCGGAAAATGGTTTCAGCCACTACAGCTACATTATCATCACAGTTTATATTTCCTTTCATAAAAAGTGGGAAGACTTCAAATGTGAGTTCAACTTTTAAAACCGTGAGtcatatttaaagggacagttcacccccaaatcaaaaatacctattttcctcttacctataGTGCTGTTTATGAGTGTTGGAGATTACGGCCGTAGCGATGTcggccttctctccaatataatggaactagacggCGCTCatcttgtggtgctcaaagcgccaaaaaacacatttgaaaaactccacagcaatgtctctttccagaaaccatgacccaGATACTCAAGAtaaaccacagaccttgttgtgagcagtttcatgtaggaactatttttttctgctgaaatACACGCcatgcaggctgttctcatgcataCCTATAAAAATGAATGTGACAAAATTCGTAAatatcccacataatcatgagccagtaatttgtgtattacCCACTCAGGAAGTGCTTCCTGTAAGGGCTCATTTAAGCTCAATGTTAGATATGTAGATGGAGATGGACACGGACAGAGCCTTCCATCCGAACTTTGTGTTAATTTTGTCcgtatttgtgcacattttctgaaagctttcAGGTATGGACAAAATAGAGCAGTACCACTGAAGATCTTTGGGGGCAGTGGAGCGTAGTTTAAGCAAGAGACACTGGAGAAGATGAAGACATTCAAAAAAGGCAAATTGGAACGAATCAGTAATATAGTGAAAACATTCTCCGTCCACAAGCTGCGATGTgtttaatggcctcacagaccaaCGCCGTCTAAAACACTGCCTCCAAtaaaaggtacattattacAATCACCTCCACCGTCGCcttgtttgttgtgtgaaacGTTTGACTCCACCCTCTAGTgtcatctattggctgtatctatgccaacataaaTGACACTTGGAAGTGTGAGGGTAGTGACGTTTACAACGTTTCAAACTGATGGATTTATTTTAGTACGTAAAGGGAGTATCAGCGAGCCTtgaaggaaatggccactttagaatgaaaatacagacagtacttaatgaccctcatgccgacaagaagtccagtgtagttttttaatccacaaaactcgtccggggtatcggaggataacagctagctggaataacagctacacttgaagtgcatggaacccacatttttaaaatgtaataaatctctgctaatgcatttcaaaaacatcaaaacGGCTCGTCCGtcataatccaagtgccctgaagccgtggcatgcaaaattgacttgaaaagacgtgaTTTACTCCACctttatagcatcatttctcactgtggtcagttagcctgccctagctgttatcctccgataccccgaacgagttttgtggattaaaaaactacactggacttcttctcggcatg is part of the Epinephelus fuscoguttatus linkage group LG8, E.fuscoguttatus.final_Chr_v1 genome and harbors:
- the LOC125893043 gene encoding retinoic acid receptor beta-like isoform X3; this translates as MFDYLEFQAFGPGEIVDFYTSTSSPACTLQEQDEDLAAFFPELIEADWQQHRCSQSVGSQSSSSSSDDLFASPASPPPPPRTYKPCFVCQDKSSGYHYGISACEGCKGFFRRSVQKNMVYTCHRDRNCIINKITRNRCQYCRLQKCFAAGMSKESVRNDRNTRKGKKEAVKMTIMETYELTAELGLIVEKICMAHRETFPSLCQLGKYTTNSSSDHRIQLDLGLWDKFSELATKCIIKVVEFAKRVPGFTGLTIADQITLLKTACLDILILRICTRYTPDKDTMTFSDGLTLTRTQIHNAGFGPLTDQVFTFAGQLLPLQMDDTESGLLSAICLVSGDRQDLEEPSKVEVLQEPLLEALKIYSRKRRPSMPLMFPKALMKITDLRSISAKGAERVVTLKMEIPGSMPPLIEEMLEDLQNLEKHSEERRAEANTSQHTHTPSPHIAQRTVAPVFSPRENANDINHRCSPEG
- the LOC125893043 gene encoding retinoic acid receptor beta-like isoform X2, with translation MFDYLEFQAFGPGEIVDFYTSTSSPACTLQEQDEDLAAFFPELIEADWQQHRCSQFGSQSSSSSSDDLFASPASPPPPPRTYKPCFVCQDKSSGYHYGISACEGCKGFFRRSVQKNMVYTCHRDRNCIINKITRNRCQYCRLQKCFAAGMSKESVRNDRNTRKGKKEAVKMTIMETYELTAELGLIVEKICMAHRETFPSLCQLGKYTTNSSSDHRIQLDLGLWDKFSELATKCIIKVVEFAKRVPGFTGLTIADQITLLKTACLDILILRICTRYTPDKDTMTFSDGLTLTRTQIHNAGFGPLTDQVFTFAGQLLPLQMDDTESGLLSAICLVSGDRQDLEEPSKVEVLQEPLLEALKIYSRKRRPSMPLMFPKALMKITDLRSISAKGAERVVTLKMEIPGSMPPLIEEMLEDLQNLEKHSEERRAEANTSQHTHTPSPHST
- the LOC125893043 gene encoding retinoic acid receptor beta-like isoform X1 gives rise to the protein MFDYLEFQAFGPGEIVDFYTSTSSPACTLQEQDEDLAAFFPELIEADWQQHRCSQSVGSQSSSSSSDDLFASPASPPPPPRTYKPCFVCQDKSSGYHYGISACEGCKGFFRRSVQKNMVYTCHRDRNCIINKITRNRCQYCRLQKCFAAGMSKESVRNDRNTRKGKKEAVKMTIMETYELTAELGLIVEKICMAHRETFPSLCQLGKYTTNSSSDHRIQLDLGLWDKFSELATKCIIKVVEFAKRVPGFTGLTIADQITLLKTACLDILILRICTRYTPDKDTMTFSDGLTLTRTQIHNAGFGPLTDQVFTFAGQLLPLQMDDTESGLLSAICLVSGDRQDLEEPSKVEVLQEPLLEALKIYSRKRRPSMPLMFPKALMKITDLRSISAKGAERVVTLKMEIPGSMPPLIEEMLEDLQNLEKHSEERRAEANTSQHTHTPSPHST